The Pseudomonas chlororaphis subsp. piscium genome contains the following window.
CAACTTCTTCCGTAACATCGGCGATGTCGGCAACCTGGCCAACGATATCCTGCAAGCCAAGCCCCATGCCGCTGCCGTCGACACTGCGCGGCTGCTGATGAACACCACCATCGGTGTGGCGGGTTTCTTCGATGTGAGCACCAAGATGGGCTTGCAACGTAACGATGAAGACTTCGGCCAGACCCTGGGTTACTGGGGCGTCGGCAGCGGTCCTTACGTGATGCTGCCGTTCTTCGGTCCGAGCACCCTGCGTGACGCACCGGCCAAGTATGTGGACAGCTTCACCGACGGTTACCGTTATGTGAACGACGTGCCGGTACGTAACAGCGTATTTGCCCTGGAGGTCGTCGACACCCGCGCCAGCCTTCTGTCGAGCGAGAAGCTGATCAGTGGCGACAAGTACACCTTCATTCGCAATGCCTACCTGCAGAACCGCGAATTCAAGGTCAAGGACGGCAAGGTCGAAGACGATTTTTAAGCCTTGACCCAGTCATGAAAAAGGCGGCCCCGAGGCCGCCTTTTTCATGGGTTTCAGAATCAGTTCATCTTCAGGATTGTAAGGCCAAGTTTCTGGCCGTTGCCTTCCAACTCGGTGACCCAGACCACTTCGGTGTCCGCTTCCAGTCCCCTGAGGGCGGCGTGCTCGGAATCGATACGCACGCTGAGCTGGTCGCCGACCTTGAATGAGCGTGGGGCCTGAACCTGCATGCCACTGCTGGAAAGGTCGATGCAGACGGCTGGAATCACCTGGCCCTGGTGGATCAAAGTGA
Protein-coding sequences here:
- a CDS encoding MlaA family lipoprotein is translated as MRWSNRFAQLMCAGMLLVPVLAHAAEEDPWESINRPIFTFNDTIDTYALKPLAQGYQAVTPQFLEDGIHNFFRNIGDVGNLANDILQAKPHAAAVDTARLLMNTTIGVAGFFDVSTKMGLQRNDEDFGQTLGYWGVGSGPYVMLPFFGPSTLRDAPAKYVDSFTDGYRYVNDVPVRNSVFALEVVDTRASLLSSEKLISGDKYTFIRNAYLQNREFKVKDGKVEDDF
- a CDS encoding PilZ domain-containing protein; translated protein: MSPNDRDYSEKRDYIRMRVDAEVTLIHQGQVIPAVCIDLSSSGMQVQAPRSFKVGDQLSVRIDSEHAALRGLEADTEVVWVTELEGNGQKLGLTILKMN